The following coding sequences lie in one Fundulus heteroclitus isolate FHET01 chromosome 20, MU-UCD_Fhet_4.1, whole genome shotgun sequence genomic window:
- the slc45a1 gene encoding proton-associated sugar transporter A isoform X2, producing MSSPGMGTPTDPLLVSPGGRLPSAQEGLWRTSLPKTASFPTSTTRHLSHRANNFQRQPKRRKLIRPSPPPPPNTPCPLDQLDLSELPPRRTFQELLSNGCILFGIEFSYAMETAYVTPVLLQMGLPDQFYSLVWFISPILGFLVQPLIGAWSDRCTSRFGRRRPFIFALAVGALMGLTLVLNGRDLGGAMADTASNHKWGIILTVCGVVLMDFSADSADNPSHAYMMDVCSPEDQDRGLNIHALLAGLGGGFGYIVGGINWDQTQFGRSMGGQLRVIYLFTSITLVLATAMTLVSIPERPLPKSQPNRNSSKSHLKSPSLPLPPSPPVPPGAALDEEDEDGLYSYSFPKSHQGNSDPLAHSCSANARLCAGLTSPISPLSPLTPKYGSFISRDSSLTGINEFASTLGTSYIDSVLIDCYTGQQTPPALTSGSTAVPLAAGESPPSEEKAGDPAAGETQADGEAQGAEGPQTDGDGRTQAAQSGAGPHRGSSAGILKRPQSLALMEEPTATQIVGLENGRRRTVTFSQQVANILLNGVRYESDLSENVETGESQMSMKLLCIAIYRMPPSLRSLCTNHFLGWLSFEGMLLFYTDFMGEVVFEGDPKAPHNSDAYQRYNAGVNMGCWGMCIYAFSAAFYSAILEKLEERFSLRTLYFFAYLAFGLGTGLATLSTNLYVVLSLCVTYGVLFSSLCTLPYSLLCEYYQSPQFCGSSEEGTRRGMGVDISLLSCQYFLAQILVSVAMGPLTSLVGGAQGVMYFSSLMSFVGCLYSSLCVVYQLPPPEGRGEVETGV from the exons ATGTCATCTCCAGGCATGGGCACCCCCACTGACCCCCTCTTGGTCAGCCCAGGAGGGAGGTTACCCTCAGCTCAGGAAGGCCTCTGGAGGACCTCGCTGCCCAAGACGGCCAGCTTCCCAACGTCCACCACGCGGCACCTCAGTCACAGAGCCAACAACTTCCAAAGACAGCCCAAGCGCAGGAAGCTGATACGACCCTCCCCGCCTCCCCCGCCCAACACGCCTTGTCCCCTGGACCAGCTGGATCTCAGCGAACTTCCCCCCAGACGCACCTTTCAGGAGCTGCTCTCGAACGGCTGCATCCTGTTCGGGATTGAGTTCAGCTACGCCATGGAGACGGCCTATGTGACACCGGTGCTTTTGCAAATGGGCCTGCCGGATCAGTTCTACAGCCTGGTGTGGTTCATTAGTCCCATTCTTG GGTTCCTTGTTCAGCCTCTTATAGGAGCATGGAGTGATCGTTGCACGTCCCGGTTCGGGAGGAGGAGACCCTTTATTTTTGCCCTGGCTGTAG GGGCTTTAATGGGGCTGACCCTGGTTCTGAACGGACGGGACCTCGGGGGAGCCATGGCGGACACGGCATCAAACCACAAGTGGGGAATCATCCTGACGGTGTGTGGGGTGGTTCTGATGGATTTCAGCGCCGATTCAGCAGACAACCCGAGCCACGCCTACATGATGGACGTGTGCAGCCCGGAGGATCAGGATCGGGGGCTCAACATCCATGCGTTATTAGCAG GGCTGGGAGGAGGATTTGGCTACATTGTGGGGGGCATCAACTGGGACCAGACCCAGTTTGGAAGGTCCATGGGGGGTCAGCTGCGGGTCATATACCTGTTCACCAGCATCACTCTGGTGCTCGCCACCGCCATGACTCTGGTGAGCATCCCCGAGAGGCCGCTACCAAAGAGCCAACCCAACCGCAACTCCAGTAAGAGCCACCTGAAAAGCCCCAGCctccctcttcctccctctcccCCTGTTCCCCCCGGCGCTGCTCTGGACGAGGAAGACGAGGACGGACTCTACAGCTACAGCTTCCCCAAGTCTCATCAAGGTAATTCGGACCCCTTGGCTCACTCTTGCAGCGCCAACGCGCGTCTCTGCGCCGGCCTCACCAGCCCCATATCGCCGCTGAGTCCCCTCACTCCAAAATATGGCAGCTTTATCAGCAGGGACAGCTCACTCACTGGCATCAATGAGTTTGCCTCTACATTAGGAACCTCCTACATAGACAGCGTGCTTATAGACTGCTACACGGGTCAGCAGACACCCCCGGCCCTGACTTCAGGCTCCACAGCCGTGCCCCTTGCTGCGGGAGAATCCCCGCCTTCAGAGGAGAAAGCAGGTGACCCTGCAGCGGGGGAGACTCAGGCTGACGGGGAGGCTCAGGGGGCGGAGGGGCCTCAGACCGACGGAGATGGAAGAACTCAGGCCGCACAGTCGGGGGCAGGGCCGCACCGGGGGTCCTCTGCCGGGATCCTGAAGCGGCCTCAGAGTCTGGCGCTGATGGAGGAGCCCACGGCCACGCAGATTGTGGGGCTGGAGAACGGGCGGAGGAGAACGGTGACCTTCAGCCAGCAG GTTGCAAATATTTTGCTAAACGGAGTACGATACGAGAGTGATCTCAGTGAAAACGTGGAGACGGGGGAATCCCAGATGTCCATGAAGCTGCTGTGTATAGCCATCTACAGAATGCCTCCCTCTCTGAGGAGTTTATGCACTAATCATTTCTTGG GCTGGTTGTCATTTGAAGGCATGCTGCTCTTCTACACCGACTTCATGGGCGAGGTTGTGTTTGAAGGAGACCCCAAAGCGCCCCACAACTCTGATGCGTACCAACGCTACAACGCTGGTGTCAACATGGGCTGCTGGGGCATGTGCATCTATGCATTCAGtgctgctttctactcag CCATACTGGAGAAACTGGAGGAACGTTTCTCCCTTCgtactctttatttttttgcctacTTGGCGTTTGGTTTGGGCACAGGCCTTGCGACGCTCTCCACCAACCTCTACGTGGTGCTTTCGCTCTGTGTCACCTACGGGGTGCTCTTCTCCTCTTTGTGCACGCTGCCTTACTCTCTGCTGTGTGAATACTACCAGAGCCCTCAG TTCTGCGGCTCGTCCGAGGAGGGGACCAGGCGCGGCATGGGGGTCGACATCTCCCTGCTCAGCTGTCAGTACTTCCTGGCTCAGATCCTGGTCTCTGTGGCGATGGGGCCTCTGACCTCACTGGTGGGCGGGGCTCAGGGGGTGATGTACTTTTCAAGCCTGATGTCATTCGTGGGTTGCCTGTACTCCTCCCTCTGCGTGGTGTACCAGCTGCCCCCCCCTGAGG GAAGAGGAGAAGTTGAAACTGGGGTGTGA
- the slc45a1 gene encoding proton-associated sugar transporter A isoform X1, which produces MSSPGMGTPTDPLLVSPGGRLPSAQEGLWRTSLPKTASFPTSTTRHLSHRANNFQRQPKRRKLIRPSPPPPPNTPCPLDQLDLSELPPRRTFQELLSNGCILFGIEFSYAMETAYVTPVLLQMGLPDQFYSLVWFISPILGFLVQPLIGAWSDRCTSRFGRRRPFIFALAVGALMGLTLVLNGRDLGGAMADTASNHKWGIILTVCGVVLMDFSADSADNPSHAYMMDVCSPEDQDRGLNIHALLAGLGGGFGYIVGGINWDQTQFGRSMGGQLRVIYLFTSITLVLATAMTLVSIPERPLPKSQPNRNSSKSHLKSPSLPLPPSPPVPPGAALDEEDEDGLYSYSFPKSHQGNSDPLAHSCSANARLCAGLTSPISPLSPLTPKYGSFISRDSSLTGINEFASTLGTSYIDSVLIDCYTGQQTPPALTSGSTAVPLAAGESPPSEEKAGDPAAGETQADGEAQGAEGPQTDGDGRTQAAQSGAGPHRGSSAGILKRPQSLALMEEPTATQIVGLENGRRRTVTFSQQVANILLNGVRYESDLSENVETGESQMSMKLLCIAIYRMPPSLRSLCTNHFLGWLSFEGMLLFYTDFMGEVVFEGDPKAPHNSDAYQRYNAGVNMGCWGMCIYAFSAAFYSAILEKLEERFSLRTLYFFAYLAFGLGTGLATLSTNLYVVLSLCVTYGVLFSSLCTLPYSLLCEYYQSPQFCGSSEEGTRRGMGVDISLLSCQYFLAQILVSVAMGPLTSLVGGAQGVMYFSSLMSFVGCLYSSLCVVYQLPPPEGEPPESETQPLLAHT; this is translated from the exons ATGTCATCTCCAGGCATGGGCACCCCCACTGACCCCCTCTTGGTCAGCCCAGGAGGGAGGTTACCCTCAGCTCAGGAAGGCCTCTGGAGGACCTCGCTGCCCAAGACGGCCAGCTTCCCAACGTCCACCACGCGGCACCTCAGTCACAGAGCCAACAACTTCCAAAGACAGCCCAAGCGCAGGAAGCTGATACGACCCTCCCCGCCTCCCCCGCCCAACACGCCTTGTCCCCTGGACCAGCTGGATCTCAGCGAACTTCCCCCCAGACGCACCTTTCAGGAGCTGCTCTCGAACGGCTGCATCCTGTTCGGGATTGAGTTCAGCTACGCCATGGAGACGGCCTATGTGACACCGGTGCTTTTGCAAATGGGCCTGCCGGATCAGTTCTACAGCCTGGTGTGGTTCATTAGTCCCATTCTTG GGTTCCTTGTTCAGCCTCTTATAGGAGCATGGAGTGATCGTTGCACGTCCCGGTTCGGGAGGAGGAGACCCTTTATTTTTGCCCTGGCTGTAG GGGCTTTAATGGGGCTGACCCTGGTTCTGAACGGACGGGACCTCGGGGGAGCCATGGCGGACACGGCATCAAACCACAAGTGGGGAATCATCCTGACGGTGTGTGGGGTGGTTCTGATGGATTTCAGCGCCGATTCAGCAGACAACCCGAGCCACGCCTACATGATGGACGTGTGCAGCCCGGAGGATCAGGATCGGGGGCTCAACATCCATGCGTTATTAGCAG GGCTGGGAGGAGGATTTGGCTACATTGTGGGGGGCATCAACTGGGACCAGACCCAGTTTGGAAGGTCCATGGGGGGTCAGCTGCGGGTCATATACCTGTTCACCAGCATCACTCTGGTGCTCGCCACCGCCATGACTCTGGTGAGCATCCCCGAGAGGCCGCTACCAAAGAGCCAACCCAACCGCAACTCCAGTAAGAGCCACCTGAAAAGCCCCAGCctccctcttcctccctctcccCCTGTTCCCCCCGGCGCTGCTCTGGACGAGGAAGACGAGGACGGACTCTACAGCTACAGCTTCCCCAAGTCTCATCAAGGTAATTCGGACCCCTTGGCTCACTCTTGCAGCGCCAACGCGCGTCTCTGCGCCGGCCTCACCAGCCCCATATCGCCGCTGAGTCCCCTCACTCCAAAATATGGCAGCTTTATCAGCAGGGACAGCTCACTCACTGGCATCAATGAGTTTGCCTCTACATTAGGAACCTCCTACATAGACAGCGTGCTTATAGACTGCTACACGGGTCAGCAGACACCCCCGGCCCTGACTTCAGGCTCCACAGCCGTGCCCCTTGCTGCGGGAGAATCCCCGCCTTCAGAGGAGAAAGCAGGTGACCCTGCAGCGGGGGAGACTCAGGCTGACGGGGAGGCTCAGGGGGCGGAGGGGCCTCAGACCGACGGAGATGGAAGAACTCAGGCCGCACAGTCGGGGGCAGGGCCGCACCGGGGGTCCTCTGCCGGGATCCTGAAGCGGCCTCAGAGTCTGGCGCTGATGGAGGAGCCCACGGCCACGCAGATTGTGGGGCTGGAGAACGGGCGGAGGAGAACGGTGACCTTCAGCCAGCAG GTTGCAAATATTTTGCTAAACGGAGTACGATACGAGAGTGATCTCAGTGAAAACGTGGAGACGGGGGAATCCCAGATGTCCATGAAGCTGCTGTGTATAGCCATCTACAGAATGCCTCCCTCTCTGAGGAGTTTATGCACTAATCATTTCTTGG GCTGGTTGTCATTTGAAGGCATGCTGCTCTTCTACACCGACTTCATGGGCGAGGTTGTGTTTGAAGGAGACCCCAAAGCGCCCCACAACTCTGATGCGTACCAACGCTACAACGCTGGTGTCAACATGGGCTGCTGGGGCATGTGCATCTATGCATTCAGtgctgctttctactcag CCATACTGGAGAAACTGGAGGAACGTTTCTCCCTTCgtactctttatttttttgcctacTTGGCGTTTGGTTTGGGCACAGGCCTTGCGACGCTCTCCACCAACCTCTACGTGGTGCTTTCGCTCTGTGTCACCTACGGGGTGCTCTTCTCCTCTTTGTGCACGCTGCCTTACTCTCTGCTGTGTGAATACTACCAGAGCCCTCAG TTCTGCGGCTCGTCCGAGGAGGGGACCAGGCGCGGCATGGGGGTCGACATCTCCCTGCTCAGCTGTCAGTACTTCCTGGCTCAGATCCTGGTCTCTGTGGCGATGGGGCCTCTGACCTCACTGGTGGGCGGGGCTCAGGGGGTGATGTACTTTTCAAGCCTGATGTCATTCGTGGGTTGCCTGTACTCCTCCCTCTGCGTGGTGTACCAGCTGCCCCCCCCTGAGGGTGAGCCCCCCGAAAGCGAGACCCAGCCGTTACTGGCGCACACTTGA
- the prxl2b gene encoding prostamide/prostaglandin F synthase — MAKVDLDKVGKNLLKSADSGEKVELQSLWQAQPVVVFFLRRFGCQVCRWMAAEISKLEPDLRANGVSLVGVGPEEFGLQEFKEGGFFKGSIYVDEEKKCYKDLGFKRYTALSVVPAALGKKVRDISSKASDAGIKGNFSGDLLQSGGLIIVAKGGESVLLHFIQDSPGDFVSLEDISKALGLSATVTAGQKPVCNDDVCTR; from the exons ATGGCTAAAGTGGATCTGGATAAAGTCGGGAAGAACTTGCTGAAGAGTGCTGACAGTGGAGAG AAAGTGGAGCTCCAGTCTCTGTGGCAGGCCCAGCCTGTGGTGGTGTTCTTCCTGCGCAGGTTCGGCTGCCAGGTCTGCCGATGGATGGCGGCCGAGATCAGCAAGCTGGAGCCTGACCTCAGGGCCAACGGGGTCTCGCTGGTGGGAGTCGGACCAGAGGAGTTCGGGCTCCAGGAGTTTAAGGAAGGAGGGTTTTTTAAAGGCT CCATTTATGTGGATGAAGAAAAGAAGTGTTACAAGGATTTGGGATTCAAACG GTACACAGCTTTAAGTGTGGTTCCTGCTGCTTTAGGGAAGAAAGTGAGAGATATATCTTCAAAG GCCAGTGATGCAGGAATCAAGGGAAACTTCTCAGGAGATCTGCTGCAGAGCGGCGGGCTGATCATTGTGGCAAAAG GTGGGGAATCGGTGTTGCTCCACTTCATTCAGGATTCACCTGGAGACTTTGTATCCCTGGAGGACATCTCCAAGGCTCTCGGTCTCTCAGCCACAGTGACAGCCGGGCAGAAACCGGTG TGCAATGATGATGTTTGCACACGATGA